AGACTGCCTATAGTCTGGCACCAAGCGAAGGTCATAGTCTTGCTGAAACCGGGGAAAGACCTACACTTGCCTTCGAGCTACAGCCAGTTTCACTTCTAAGCGTTTGCTTTAAAGGTCCTTGAGTATCTGCTTGTGCAAAGAATTTCACCATCTGTGGAAGACAGGCTGGCAccagagcaagctggttttcacTGCAGTCGTAGTACATGTGATCAAGTTCTGGCACTTACAACTTTGATCAAAAATGGATTCCAACATAAGCTGAAGACTGGTTCAGTTTTCCTTGATCTGACCATGGCATACAATATGGTTTGGCACATGGGCCTTTTGGTGAAAGTGCAAAGCTAGTTTTATCTCCCCGTGCACTAAGAAAATTTGAAGCAATGCTACTGCTCTGAATAACATTTAAGTGTTACTGAATCCCTAAAGACAATGCTACTAAAGACCTGCAACTTAATATTTTTGCTGAAACAAgaatatttgtcaaaataaaaaaaaatgcttatttgTTCAAATACACAACAGATACAAGATATCTGAATTTCCATGGCATAAATAATAGCAAAGTGGTGGGAAGAATTCTTCACTTCCTAAAATGCCTTTTCAAGGAAACATCTTGTTTGTGCTGAAGATTCTTCCCATGCTGCTTCTGCTGTTATGAGGAATGAGGAAAAATGAGAAGGGAGAACTCATTATACCCATGAAACTGTAGCACAATTGGGACAACGTAATCCATTTGTCGCtccatttttatattttgatatAAGATGTCACATTAAACATAACAATGAACTGTCAAATACAAAAATATCAGACAGAACAAGCACATCAAATATTGATTAATTAATGTAGCACAACATGTAGTCATCTTAATCCACGGAAACGCAATTATATGTTCACTATTAGAGAAACCAGGATTACTGGAGATTGTCTGCAATAGCACCACAGCATGTAGTTATACAATATGCATACAATAACCGAGGCATCAACTGATCTCCCAACATGCAACATATTTGAGTaagcttccctctccccccctcaaAAACCTGAGAATATTTGAGCACCTGGAAATATAGAACACAGAGGAAAGGTTCGCACCCCAGTGGGAAAATATTGATAATGTACCCTTTTATCTCAATAATCCTTCAACTGCTGCAATTTATTTTGTTGGCCCTGAATCACTAATCACAGGCAGGAAGGAATCTGAATAAGAGATGTTCCCAGGGTGACATTACTATGCcagccacattttcaaacaacTGTATCTTTCAAATTGCCAACAATTCAGACACCTCTTAAACTTGCCACAATTCTGTTCTCACCACTGGCCAAAGCAGTTAGACATCCAGacgatgggcctgatccagccctCATGATGAATTTATGTGGTCCATGGGAAATATTTAGAATTTGCATATACCCAGCTTCCATTGGGGGGTGAGGAGCGGGAATTCTAGTTCTCATGATTgagaagaaaaccttccaaacatGAATCAAGTATGACAGATGCAGTACAGTCTGAGTCTGCGGACAGGCTGCAAGAGGTGAACTTCCCTGcctaccaataaaaaaaaaaaaaaaaatctcactggcATATTGATTCTGAAGCCTAACGATACAAAGTGTAAACATTAATTTTTTCATTGCTTATTTTAGGGGCAGAATGGGGTAGAAGTGGGAGTAAAGCCTAAGGGTAAGAGTGTGGCAATTGGAAGTTGATGCAGGAAGGAAATTCAGAAAGAAGAAACAAGAAGTGACACAAGAACAGTGACAAGAGAGAGAATAGAAAAGTTAATGAAGGAAGAGGGCGGAAAAAGTGaggtggaggagaagagaaataTAGCTGATCCTTAAGGTGAGCTGAGTGATGCTGAACGTGGCAATAAGGTTAACAAATTgaacaaataacaataatatgACCATAACAACAAGTTTAGTTACTACACTAAGGCTCTATTCAACCCATTACATACTCTGATCACATTTTCAGGCTTCCCTCTGCAACCAAGAAGGttatgatttaaaagaaaaaggaaaaaaaaaaaaggttaaaaaaaaaagtaagctgaGATTTTCCCGTATCATAGGATTTCAGAAGCTGGGGCTATGAGGAAAAACAACAAACGTCATCAGACTCAGAATAAAACTGAGAGAATTGGCAACACAATACTCTAGCCCATGAAccataattaaaaatggaatttgtcTCTCTCTACCAAATAAATTTAACTCCTCTGCCAGAGAAATATACACATTCAACCAAAGTCTACCTAAGTTACCACCGCAgtctgaagtcaatgcagttacactGATACAACACAGAGTGATATTTGGCTCCACATCATGTAATTTTGCTAAAGCAGCCTTTTTAACTAGCCTGCTATTGATATATCGGTAAGAAGATACAACAGTTTATAGATTTTTGAATTACTAGCTGTTTAAAGTTACTATACAAGGAGAAAACTCTGCTGATTGCTCTCATTTCATTTTATCTTAAGAAAGCTTGGATTTCCTTTAGGTCCAGCACTGACTCAGTGCCACAGACTCCAGTGACAGAGATGCAATACAATATTTATACATCAGTGGATCTTGTTCTACGTGAAAGGCAGCAGTCCATTTTTACCAGCTATAATGATGGTCAGTACCCTGAATAATCACTTAACACTTCATTTCCTAATATAATACTTTTCTTATACAtaactaaatattttaaacagtttaCTTATTTATAAGCCTAGTTGTGGGTATCTCGGTGTTTCTGGCATCGCAACACAGACTGCCTAGAGTGCTGTTGTCTGTGTCCTTAAACATTTTCTAGGTGTCCTCATAATTGCTTGTCACCTGTAAAGGAGGTTTCAATCCAATGAAAAATTAACATATGGTGAACAGATGGACTGAACAGGCATTTGACAAGAAAGTACTAGCACCAAAGACTTTTTGGCTCCAGTCTTTTAGGACTTTCTGAAAAGACCTACTCAAATCTCCTAGTCACTGATCAGTTAATGAAGAATCTTGCTTCAATGTCAATCTGATCTTGCAAAAATACTTTCAAGGCCATCTGGAAAGGAGAATTCCTATATTTCAGATTTGTTGTTAGAGTCCAAAGTAATTTTCAGGGAGACTGATAGGCAGCAATTCATTGTTTTCATGGTACCCATAGTCCCCATCCAGTTACTAGTCTCACTCCTCTATAGAGCAAGCCCATAGCAAAAGCCTCTTAATATTAcaaggttaattttttaaattaaaaataaaaaacatcacACAATAAGAATTCTCTCAAAAATGTTCCACTACTCACTGAGGTGGTAAAACAAGAGTTGTAGGTTGGGCTTTTGGTCTCCGTTTTGCAGATACTCCCATCTGGTTGGCAGAACGTTTCAAAGACTGTTGATTCAAAAGGCCAGACGCTAGCCCTGCATGGTACTGCAACTAGAGAGCAAAGTGAAATCAGCAAAGAGACAGTGCATTAAAAATCCTCCTCTTTGCCCAACTGCAATATTCTGTACATCTCAGATTTTCATCTCCTGAATCCTTAGTAACACAACAGCTACTTGCTGCTAGTAAGACAGCAACTAATACTTTGCACATTATAGCACCATCCATACAAGCACTTTACGAACATTAAATACAAGTTATACTTTACAACAGGCCCATGAGGAAGGTagatattcccattttatagacaagGAAACTAAGCTacagaggttaagtaacttgacCAAGATAACACAGCAGTTGTGCAGGTGAGTCAGTAACAGAATCAATATTTCCTGAAACCCAGTTTTGTTCATAAAACCGTAGAAcattctcgctctctctctctctctctccaacaacCATTcggattttttttcctatttgaaGTCACCATGCTAGTTTTATAGGAGGCTTTATCTATGTGAATGACCTGTGACCAATATTATAATTTCTGCTAGACTACTCTTTTAGGCTTGAAAGCAGAGCCCAcgatatattaaaaaaactgtAGTGTTTAATAAGCTACAGATACAAACTAATTAAGGACAGTATGTTGTGTCCAAGTTGACCTAAATCCTACAGAGGCAGCCAATTTctctttaatatttatttcagaTGCCAGGAAAACTGATCCCATAATTTGCTGCTCTATGCAAAATAAATTTGTGAACCTGGACATAGCTCTCATTAATTTAAGGAAGTAATATTTTACTATACAAACAGATATAACAATAATTATTTATGAATGGGTAACAGATCATACACAATAAACCAAGAGATTCAGGGATCCTTAAAAGAAGAGGATCAGGAAGCTGGCTACATTAGGAAAATCTAGCTTTTTTTTCCCAATTGCTTGCACCTGCTcattttgcaaatgaaaattTCATCTGAAGTAGCTGTCTTCCCCAGGCATTTATTTTAGTTGACAGTGAAAGACAATATGTGAAGGATGTATGTGAACATGGAAGACAATTTTACTGAGCTCATTCTCAGATAGACATACTGGTGTCTTTATGGTGAAACCAAATTATGAAATCGATAAGTTACAAATTAACCTTAACACTTCTTAAACCATCCTGCTCAATGAGGTTCACCCTACCCCAGATTCTGAAGTAAAAAGCACCAGATATTTATTCAATGTTAGCCAAGTGGAATTCTTTCCATATCTGTAGCCCTATATCAGTGTTTTGTCAAAGTGTCTAtacatttgttttgaaaaggtCAGCTATTTTACAATTGAGGGAAACTAATCCCATGACCACCACATAAGAAGGTCATAGCTTCCTCGCCATAACCTAACAATGTTCAGAAAATAAAATCCACTTATACACCACCGTTCTACACTCTTGTGactgaaaatgaaagaaacaaaaccaatTAAAATTATCTCCTTGAAAATTACTCTAAAAATGAATGAAGCTATCCAGTGAGCCAATAAGACTTAAATGTCAGTGTTTAGAGCATCCTTATTGCTTTTTTAACAGCTTCCTGATTTACTTGGTCGATTTGCCATGTGATTTATACAGCACTATGACACAGACAAAGATGTATAGCACTCTTAATAAAAGCAGAACTACTCTCAGCTAGGGAAAGGGAGGGGTATCATATTGCTCTAACAACTCATCTTAGACCAATGAATTTTGCTCAAATTTGTTTTTCTCCTACAAATTTCTTAAATGGGAAATCAATGAACGAAAGGGACACTACAAGTTTGAAAGACAATGTTTCAAAATGTCAGAGGCTTAGTTTTCTATCTCCACTACCAGAATTTGCAATGAGTGCAACATGCACAGTGTTTTATGGAATTAAAGGGAAAGACAGCTTGGCAGGAGACCCCTTCCTGGCTCTAGGAACATTCCCTTCCCTTTTATTCATTGCATCTTATTATGATCAGTGCAAACTCAGCCATTTTGTCCCTGCTGACACTACTCTGGAAGAGTTATGCTCACTGTGCAGAGTGGCATGACAGGTATTTTACCCAAATGGCATCATTTTGGCCACCTGCTCAAAAGAAAGAGCAAAAAATAGTACTATTACAGATGAACTCTTAAtattaccattttaaaatgtgatactATTCGGAGACCTCCTGGTATATTTCACACTTAGGGGCCAGGTACAAGAAAAGTAtgtaccctttttaaaaaattagtattCCAGAAAACAAACTATGTCCTTGAatgctgacttcagtgactttttgttaattgtgtacacacacacacaccccattctaTGCTTCCAGGAACACAGACCCAACTGTCAAAAATCTATAAGGGCccataaaattttttttttttaaatctttataatGAGAGAAAGGGTCAAAGTTAATAAAACTGATAGGAAACTCCTGTCCAATATCATTTATACATTATTTAAGCATCACATACTGTATTGTACACAATGCATTTTTGAACCAAAAAGACTGGGAAAATGTTTCCTTAGTCACAGGTTCTGAAAAACAGAACCAAGGCTAAAGGGTAATTCAGATTTATTACTATTTACAAATACAGGCATGAGATTTAATGCATAATGTGGTATATACACATAAAATGTACACTTTACAATGCACACATTTATCTCCTAATGTTCCACGAGAGCAACTCTTGTTTCAAAAAGGACCACGAAAAGGTCGATAATAGTTCTCTACTTTTCAAGATAGTTCAAGATGTTCTTTTTATGGCATGGTCAAATGTGAGCAGAATAAaggactgggggaagggaatacaTCTTTTCATCATATCTGGTTATTCTAGGTTTTCTGTTCTGTTATTCCATCTGCAGTTACCCTTTCTATTATTCTGGTTTCATGGGCTTTTTAGAAAGTCCCTTATTCCCAGCACGAAATTATTACAGTACAGTTATTATAGGAGCTAATTAAAAAATTGCTAGTCATTCTATCATCAGAAATTTCCTGTATAGGAATTATCCTACAGATGGGATATACAACCAGTATTGTCAACCCCAGctattcaaaagtcatgagtcagaccctttaaaaaaaaatcaggttttttacttaaaaaatttGTGGGGTTCGTTTATTTACCTTGTGGTCTCTGTGCCTTTAAGGTGCTTTCAAGAGTTTCTATGcagccatgaaggctagaaattcTCTAAAGAAATATGAGATTCTCTTGCAATTGCCTGACTCCAGGAAAATTACATTTAAGAAAGACATGAGATTCGCAACAAATTAGTGAAAGCTGGCAACATTAGGTAATGAGGCTGTCTTTAATGACCGGCTGAGATAATGTTTAAGACAGtgcaaaatatatataatttcacaTAGTATTACTCCATTGTTTTACTGCTTTGCCTGTCTCTACTTGTTCACTCTGGCATGCAATAGTTCAACGCCTTTATTTTGCTCTCAGTATTACTACTATATAGGTGATACAGGACACAAGCACCTCTGTTGGCATACTTCCAGcatttcttggggggggggggggggagtgctttGAAACACTAGTATAAATAGTAATTATTAGtattacttaaaaacaaaatattgaaagaaTCATAGCCTTCACATGAATAAACTGTAAAATACTTGCTATTAGTTTTACTCAGTTCAAAAGCCAAATCACTATCTTCTGGATGGTGAAAAAATATTTGGCTTCTGTAGCTCAAGCCAGCCTGGGATGTTTAACAGAAGACATAGGTCAAGAATGGATTCAATACAAATAGGGAGAGGAATGAAACCAGTTCAAGAAGTCTATGACTTGGTCCATCCACTCCTTCTGAGCATCATTCAGAGAGTTTGTCACGTGACTGAAAAGATTTCTGCCTTCACTCCTCAGGAAAGAATGGTACAGCCTGATCCCTTAGGGTCCAATCAGCGCTCAGCATTTACTGTGAGATGTGGAGTGCTTTCaactcattaatttcaatggaggcTGAGCACCTTGAAGGAGTAGACCAATAAGCCGTTTCATGAGTTACTTAACTTGTTACATCAAAGATGTGACTCGAACGGATTAGTCACAGACGCTCTAAATATTTCATTAAGGTATTCTGCATACGTACCGGTATCATATTTCTCCAAATAATTTGTTCTCCAATTGTAACCATACTGTTTCAATAAAAACAGTCCCAGAAATCAGATGCTATGGCTAGACTGCCAGAAATTTCTTGTATTCTGATATTTTCAGTGATCACCACCCTCAAGCTGCTGTTGACAGTTACCGTTTAGCATTTTGCCAGCTAAATGTGTGCAACAGCTGTCAGATTAAATATGTAAATTACCTGTTGTACCTGAATGTTGACATATTGGACAGCATTAAAAATCATCATCACATCAGCCACTCAGGATTCCCCATCATTCAAAAGCACTATTACAGCAACTCATCCATGTAACTTTCAGTTTTGGGGAAATCCAACTGGCTGGTGAGAAGCTAAGCTCTTTACCACCAGTGAAATGCTAAGAACATAAGTTTGGCCAAATAGGGTCacactaatggtccatctagcgcaataccctgtcttctgacgtggccagagccagatgcttcaggagGAATGACCAGAATAGGGCAATTAGCCAGTGAGCCATCccctattgtccagtcccaggttctggcagtcaAAGTTTACCATTAGGATCATATCAAATGGCCTTTTGCTTGTGTTGATTGCTGACAAAACAAGCCATTACACTCCACTTACTGAAGATATTATTTAGCTTGCAGAAACTGAAAAAGCACCTGGAGCATTTGATCATGTCAGTTCACTGTGTGCAATAAATTGACATATTAACAATCCTTAGAATTCTTTTTTGAGTAATtacttttgcttcaaaaaaaaaaaaaaaaaaaaaaaaatgtttaaaaccagAAAGCTCATGTGTGTTCATTCTTATAACCCCAAGGTGACTTTTTccaaaatcttaattttaaatattacagGAACACATATGTATatcatattttaaataaagtgcttttggaggtgggggtgagggggaagcaaGAGGGAGTTGTTTTAAAAAGTATCTGGTTCCAACCTCCCTGAGAATAGGGGCTTCCTGGAAGCAATGACAGATCCTTATCCATCACAGGACTTTCTAAGACCACTATAACATTAGCAAAAACATGCACATTTCTCTCCTTTTAAGATGCACAGTACTTTGCCCCTCATTAAAATACTTCACCCTTTCAGCTAACAAGGGAGTTTATTATGATAAAGCTGTAGTAGTTCTTTTGAACCCAGCTATGAGCAAGCCAACAGAACACTCCCTCGGTTTCATCTTTGCAGACGAACGCAGGCAAGAGAGAAGTTACATTACTTTAATTGATACGCTTTTAAAAAAGTATCTCAGATAATGAGGccagtttgggaaaaaaaatttctaaacaaTGTTTGATCATTTTAGTATAGCTGAATTCTCAACTTGGTCAAAACAGCATCAACAGACCAAAAGAGCAGGTTCTccaatttatttacttatttattttctcttgctGAACTAGGTTTCCGGCCTTTCAATTAATAGGAAAGCCAGACATCATGTATTTGTTCTAGATTTCCAACTCAGTTAGAACActttgttctccttttcttttctttttttaaatatattcccCACACTCCTTCCAACTCACTAGGATGCCTAAGCAACAAGTATTGTACCCCACCTGTGGAGGTAACAGAACTGTTATCCCATTACttttcttccttcaaatcccAGTATTACAGTTGTCCTCTTTTAAAGAGCTTGCACTACTATTAAAATCTCTTCCATGTAACGGCTTCTATTTGTACTGAAGCCATACGCATAGTGTcactgcctcagttccacatGGAACATTCTAAAGAGACCTACATTTGCTCCCCAGGCCTGCAGAAGAGGGTTGAGTGGGTCCTTTCCCAAGACTGGCAGATTGGAAAATGCTCTCTGAAATGGCACGCTAGGAAAACAAAGTGTGTGTCTTTCTCAGTCtgtgttgtttttaaacattgtATATTTTAGAATTTCTCTCCATTATGTCTATTTTATTCCATTCTCTCTAAGCACAATATTTATGCTGTAAGTGCTGTTTTAATTAGTGTCAGACTGCAGCCTTCAAGTGTAGTTTTGTCTcatattttctttcaaaaaacaaaaaaaattcagtacGGAACTCCTGATTCTAAATCAGCGAACTTATCAACCTTGTCCTTCCTTACTACTTTCAGAGAAGGGTTAAGATGttggaaagaaggggaaaattgAGGGGCAACATAACTTCACAACCCACCGTAGTGAAAGAAATGGGAGACTTGCAAAACCAAATAAAACAGTATATTCCTATTACCAAGAGCTAATTAGATTAGCAAAGGAATTCCAGTATCATTTCGTCCCGATATGCCAATATTTAATTGTTGACTGAAATGTCTCTTTATTTTCAGTCTAATGGGATCAGGCAGgtatgtttaaagaaaaaataataaaataaaaacaattaagaaCTTGCTTCATGCTAATTGAAGTAGTACAAGCTCCTCCGGATGAGCTGTAATTGGAACATTTTGGATTTTAATCTCCGCAATAATTCACCTATAGCAAGTTTTTGAAGAGACTGAAAAACAAGAGCCAAGTAACAAAAACCTTATATAAAAAGTCACTATGGTGGTGAACAACAAGAGAAGTTCCAGAGTCGCCACTGGCCTTGCatttaaggcactggattggtgGTCTGGATTCAGTCCTCAGCTCTATTAAATACTTCTTTTACAGAGGGTTTAAGAGCATACAAAGGGGATAATATTTCCCCTTCTTGACTAGGTTACTGTGAGGGGCTCATAAAGGATGGTGATAGAGTCCATATATTTAGGTAGGCTTCCAAAGTTAGGCTCCTACCCAAATACTAAAATTGCAACATCACCTTAAAAATGCTGGACCAATAAAGGTTCTGTCCTTCATATGAGATATTACACCAAAGACTCCTCTGCTGGTCTCTAGTTTATGTCCAGGTAGAAGTTAACAAATCCATCGCACTTTCCTGAAAGCGTTGGTAATAGGCCCATTATCCAGATCAACTTTCCATCCCCATTCTGCCCCTAATAAAAAAGGTTGCAGTATCCAAGTCTGTGCAAGAGACACTGCTGATCATGCaggtttgtaaagtgttttgaaatctacTTGGTCATTATATTGGTAAAAGTTAACTGCACTTTGGGATAATTTCAACCTGAAGAGACTATATCAAAATCACACTTTCTCTAGTTTAAAGAAACCTAATATTTACATCCAACgaaatgggtattcacccacgaaagcttatgttccaatacatctgttagtctataaggtgccacaggactctttgcccctAATATTTATGTTACCCCTTTGGTGTTTAGAGAGCATGACCCCTTTAAAAGTTCATACACAGGCAGAGGAATTGCTGGTTGTTCCAGGAAGAGGAGAGtagagagagggagaacagagagagagagagagagagagagagagagtgtgtgtgtgtgtgcacgcgcgcgcGCACGCACGCGCCTCACACACTGAAGCAGTAGAGAACCAGCCTGAAGCccaggagggacagagcagctgaCCTGGGACGTCCCAGGACGGAAGCGAGAAGAAGCACTGTGAGGACAAACCAGATCCAGACCCAGTATCACTGTCACCAAAGCTGTATGGAACTATGGAGTACTGGagcttgtgactttgcattgggagtaaggagggaggctgtagctagttaagtggggagatTTTCGCTCTGTGTAGGTTTGTACAGAGTGACAAaagagggcactggaggggtttgttggggaaaatTTACTGGTGCcgaagatgaccaggagcacccaagacccGCTGCTGGACAGGAACTCTATCCAGGATTCCTGAACTCTGACTCTAGATGCATTGTTCGATGTCTATATTTTCATATTgtggtaccactgggcctgtAGGTCCTCGTGTTGGATGTAAACCTTGTTTTACCGCTctccctgttgtttttctccatttcattGTACTATTCTGGTGTGTGTAAGTTTACTGGGGGTGGAAAgggttggaacaggtgccccaAGGATGGAAGAGAGTTTCCCTGCTGCGTTGCTGAACACACCTTTTTCTTGGCCCAAGCCACTatagttacatttatataatatGTAAACTGCATGTGGTGATACCCCATATTTTAGCCCCCATATGCATCTCTGAAAttgttctgaaaaaaatcatacagTTCTCAAAACTGTCAAGTTGTCTAGAAACTAAACTGATACCTACCTAGAAACACAGGTACAATCCAGTGGCATAAAGAAGAATCCCTAGAGGGTCACAAGTGCAAAAAAAGTGAAGTGAAGCTACCACAATCACCTCCAGAATTCAAGGGatgggctagagcagtggttcccaaactggggtttgtgaacccctgggggttcgcaAAATGTTACAGTGGGTTCTCGGGAAAAAATTTCCTAATGACAGACAGAGCTCTCCAtagggaccccgggcagcacggggccaACAGcttggagcccctggacttccaaaggctaagcagatcaaagcaagcacaTCTATCACACTGAgtagatttaaacttcaagattccttataagaaatggaaaggaagctggatttttttttgctgtttttaaattaaataggcagctagtgttgttttcaaaattattacaaagaacaagtttaagctttgttgtaacgtacattgtttgcctggactgctcaagacttgaatgcttgtgtaggaggaactctgagttggcttcttaaatcccttcatgctgtttcacatctgatacttcTTGATGAAAcgtaggagccttgtcttataacaggcttattcaaagtgatacaagctacaaacGTGAGATCTTGTAAGAgagt
This genomic window from Chelonia mydas isolate rCheMyd1 chromosome 16, rCheMyd1.pri.v2, whole genome shotgun sequence contains:
- the MED27 gene encoding mediator of RNA polymerase II transcription subunit 27 isoform X3, with protein sequence MAEGVLSPGVNLEAFSQAIAAIQALRSSVTRVFDCLKDGMRNKETLEGREKSFVSCFQESLHSVSRDLSELERLSNLVGKPSENHPLHNSGLLSLDPVQDKTPLYSQLLQAYKWSNKLQYHAGLASGLLNQQSLKRSANQMGVSAKRRPKAQPTTLVLPPQQGSSPLAACPQTQTVLHLSYLIHVWKVFFSIMRTRIPAPHPPMEAGYMQILNISHGPHKFIMRAGSGPSSGCLTALASGENRIVASLRGV